In the Anoplopoma fimbria isolate UVic2021 breed Golden Eagle Sablefish chromosome 7, Afim_UVic_2022, whole genome shotgun sequence genome, one interval contains:
- the si:dkey-85k7.12 gene encoding interferon-induced very large GTPase 1: MAERVPTMDSSDEEEFYDAPNSILELYCEEGEKTSPTSKSCYVPPPGEVAVLNAESKASHSVTEPNPPVQIIICKVSSESLSLRWDTPAGEAESYIVTCCHEGDIVQESTDTNRLTLSNLKPGVCYSLLVSTQCRNGRTSKPAVTSATTKTHLESLMEDLGLEQLYPEKLSLSIILQIDQKTITDEPAKCNSDLPWYFLKKLMMVNVTARNVKCTAACESNFGAASGKTELDFDNLFESLNSGDMLNPLDIITALFLCSDGFVRQEMALKMSMCQFSVPLLLPNCDTKQCTLMLWAMRDIVKKYRPQSLSESKGFIEDRIVLSDLPMISFVRLGECSLSKSEILNKLLSNSQQYHDTFVHHDMECGDSPRRISNGLVEITWYLPCGNKNMDVFSEPVAVANLRGDIASFETQYSFLCQTSAAVFVFFDTLDSECELLTNKQHKAQIFLVGNHQSKPCSIDALKRVATKLGLTNSNILLKTKQMNDADFAKKLQKTVINVVEDSKMKMGIEQMADIAHELGIRVDEDSSECQAAKQNADAITAEIQDILEYKEAQLPLQGQIWKELTRLEKEEFRLRNVGSEKIEDYKSDLQMQKTELRQKQNSYDISNAMTYFINAISSPGIERCYFLKWLRMNLDNVSREKLSDLREQYKEKCKDSEKKEEIKDIDRQLSNSSLGTEHFFREMGQIYEASLSLPETNLSRQQLQHLPKLCAQLLLDGFPLELVDGDASNIPLRWVSDVLSQLNDLMSPKSKILVVTVLGVQSTGKSTLLNTMFGVQFAVSSGRCTRGAFMLLIKINEDVKKELNCDFMVIIDTEGLKSPELAQLDNSHEHDNELATLVVGLSDITIINVAMENSTEMKDILQIVVHAFLRMKEVGKMPKCQFVHQNVSDVSAHENNLRDRKLLLQQLNEMTQAAAKMEKKEENMSFTDVMEYNPDTGNWYIPGLWNGNPPMAPVNAGYSEAVYELKKNIIQILGSCESSANDILEFTEWMKSLWNAVKHENFIFSFRNSLVADAYMRLCTEFNKWEWEFRKEMYTWVTNAETRIYNFGTVAGKSEISDMSECLTQLKSGACTVLSKWETKLLENLAQYFKQTEGHVYLVEGYREDFASSAKSLRREMESSVFNQLTAAADIRQGMTELDRIKENHTKQLEERVCALIEKCQKKKVQMTEKELDEEFDKMWKETVNELSFQKQKTTNIITYVSHCLRDNLSRKGSHVCELLSQKELKDCGLRPFKHTVDGFGVWLKHQFSKLLNIEDHLMALQNLADCIIAICTQFVTEKMDKKINYHDTYIQEILHMIDERLQNNQSVKIEIEFEVSLKQHICGIAARQFQKMHEDFIHANDPYRCLNQNKKKFCTDFKDVFHERDQCQKKAEEFTDRCLRPAVEDFVNRSLGPDIIGEMLTSEQFSTRMFLQYSILLELLAKDDFENYLSYFSSYEEYVKKRILHQIVERFSNASTTFEFEEKHVISSIKSINDAVNKAKTEKCGNLKSFVKNVCQELGGKLVISQDALGAFMILNNADQEQFADWLTKCLKDMAQVLRVKFKETNIQMKLNKLNVNPQNELFTKLIGCGQQCPFCAAPCEAGEKVHTEHWTSLHRPQALGRYRCSLSKILVTAVCSSDVVSEKTFQCDATNWEIHPYKNYKEIFPDWKIQPDVSLEASDYWKYVLTKFNKKIAKAFNAKPADIPATWKMIKCKQAEESLKESFHIK; encoded by the exons ATGGCTGAGAGAGTACCCACGATGGATAGCTCAGATGAGGAG GAGTTCTATGATGCGCCGAATTCCATCCTGGAGCTATACtgtgaggaaggagagaaaactTCACCAACATCAAAGTCTTGTT ATGTTCCTCCTCCAGGAGAAGTAGCAGTTCTTAATGCTGAAAGCAAAGCCTCGCATTCTGTCACAG AGCCAAACCCTCCTGTGCAGATTATAATCTGTAAGGTCAGCAGTGAGTCACTCTCTCTGCGTTGGGACACCCCTGCTGGTGAAGCTGAGAGTTACATTGTAACTTGTTGCCATGAAGGAGACATTGTGCAAGAgtcaacagacacaaacagactcacTCTTAGCAACCTGAAGCCAGGGGTGTGTTACTCTCTTCTGGTTTCTACACAATGTAGGAATGGAAGAACAAGCAAGCCAGCTGTGACATCTGCCACAACAA AGACGCATCTAGAGAGCTTAATGGAAGATCTGGGGTTGGAGCAGCTCTACCCTGAGAAGCTATCCCTGAGCATAATACTTCAGATTGACCAGAAGACCATTACTGATGAACCTGCCAAGTGTAACTCAGATCTCCCATGGTACTTCCTAAAGAAACTGATGATGGTTAATGTGACAGCAAGGAATGTGAAATGTACAGCTGCATGTGAGTCAAACTTTGGTGCTGCATCAGGAAAGACAGAGTTAGATTTTGATAATCTGTTTGAAAGTCTAAATTCAGGTGACATGCTAAACCCCCTTGACATAATCACTGCTCTCTTTTTGTGTTCTGATGGTTTTGTACGGCAGGAAATGGCACTCAAAATGTCTATGTGTCAGTTTTCTGTTCCTCTGTTGCTTCCTAATTGTGACACAAAGCAGTGCACACTCATGCTTTGGGCCATGAGAGACATTGTTAAAAAGTACAGACCTCAGTCACTTTCAGAATCCAAGGGGTTTATTGAAGACAGAATTGTTCTCTCTGACCTTCCAATGATATCTTTTGTGAGACTGGGTGAGTGCTCCTTGTCCAAGTCAGAGATCCTCAATAAGCTTCTGAGCAATTCTCAGCAGTACCATGATACCTTTGTTCATCATGATATGGAGTGTGGTGACAGTCCAAGGAGAATATCCAATGGACTGGTTGAAATCACTTGGTATCTTCCTTGTGGGAACAAAAACATGGATGTCTTCAGTGAGCCAGTAGCTGTAGCTAACCTTCGTGGGGACATTGCTTCATTTGAAACACAATATTCTTTTTTGTGTCAGACATCTGCAGCAGTTTTTGTGTTCTTTGACACTTTGGACTCTGAGTGTGAGCTGCTTACCAACAAACAACACAAGGCACAGATCTTCTTGGTTGGGAACCATCAAAGCAAGCCCTGCAGTATAGATGCTCTAAAAAGAGTGGCAACTAAGTTGGGCTTGACAAACAGCAACATCCTTTTGAAgactaaacaaatgaatgatgCAGACTTTGCCAAAAAATTGCAGAAAACAGTCATCAATGTTGTTGAGGACTCAAAGATGAAGATGGGGATTGAGCAGATGGCTGACATTGCGCATGAACTGGGAATCCGGGTTGATGAAGATTCTTCAGAGTGCCAGGCCGCCAAGCAAAATGCAGATGCCATTACTGCTGAAATTCAAGATATCCTTGAATACAAAGAAGCTCAGCTGCCCTTGCAAGGCCAAATATGGAAGGAACTGACTCGCTTAGAGAAGGAAGAATTTCGGCTTCGAAATGTTGGGTCTGAAAAAATAGAAGACTACAAAAGTGATCTTCAGATGCAGAAAACAGAACTTcggcaaaaacaaaactcttatGACATATCAAATGCAATGACATATTTCATCAACGCAATATCAAGCCCAGGGATAGAGAGATGCTATTTCCTGAAATGGCTGCGAATGAACCTCGATAACGTGTCTCGAGAGAAATTGTCTGATCTCAGGGAGCAgtacaaagaaaaatgcaaagattctgaaaaaaaagaagaaatcaaaGACATTGACAGACAACTTTCCAACAGCTCATTGGGGACTGAACACTTCTTCCGTGAAATGGGTCAGATCTATGAAGCTTCACTATCCCTTCCAGAAACGAACCTATCACGTCAACAATTACAGCATCTGCCCAAACTATGTGCACAATTGTTACTTGATGGATTTCCCCTTGAGCTTGTAGATGGAGATGCATCCAACATACCTCTCAGATGGGTGAGTGACGTTCTTTCTCAGCTCAATGACTTGATGTCTCCTAAGAGCAAGATACTGGTTGTCACAGTTCTTGGAGTTCAGAGCACAGGGAAGTCCACTCTCCTCAACACCATGTTTGGAGTGCAGTTTGCAGTCAGCAGTGGTCGATGCACTCGAGGTGCCTTTATGTTGCTCATCAAAATCAATGAAGATGTCAAAAAAGAACTAAACTGTGATTTCATGGTGATCATTGACACTGAGGGCCTAAAGTCACCAGAACTTGCACAACTGGACAATAGCCATGAGCACGACAATGAGCTTGCAACACTTGTTGTGGGGTTGAGTGATATCACCATCATCAATGTGGCAATGGAGAATTCAACAGAAATGAAGGACATCCTACAGATAGTTGTGCATGCTTTCCTCAGGATGAAAGAGGTGGGCAAAATGCCCAAATGTCAGTTTGTTCACCAGAATGTGTCAGACGTTTCAGCCCATGAGAATAACTTACGAGACAGGAAACTGCTCTTGCAACAGTTAAACGAGATGACCCAGGCAGCAGCtaaaatggaaaagaaagaggagaacatGAGCTTCACCGATGTGATGGAGTACAATCCAGACACTGGGAACTGGTACATTCCTGGACTCTGGAATGGAAACCCACCAATGGCACCAGTCAATGCAGGGTACAGCGAAGCTGTGTATGAGCTCAAGAAGAACATTATCCAAATTTTGGGAAGTTGTGAATCATCTGCTAATGATATATTGGAGTTTACAGAGTGGATGAAAAGTTTGTGGAATGCAGTAAAGCATGAAAACTTCATCTTCAGCTTCAGAAACAGCCTGGTGGCTGATGCATACATGAGGCTGTGCACAGAATTCAACAAATGGGAATGGGAATTCAGAAAAGAAATGTACACGTGGGTTACAAATGCAGAAACAAGGATTTACAACTTTGGTACAGTTGCTGGGAAATCTGAGATATCTGACATGTCAGAATGTCTCACACAGTTGAAAAGTGGAGCTTGCACAGTGCTGTCTAAATGGGAGACAAAGCTTCTTGAAAATCTGGCACAGTACTTCAAGCAAACCGAGGGTCATGTCTATCTAGTTGAAGGATACAGAGAGGACTTTGCAAGCAGTGCAAAGAGTCTTCGACGTGAAATGGAGAGCTCCGTGTTCAATCAgctcacagcagcagctgacaTCAGACAGGGAATGACAGAACTTGACAGAATCAAGGAGAACCACACAAAACAATtagaagagagagtgtgtgcatTGATTGAAAAGTGTCAGAAGAAAAAAGTccaaatgacagaaaaagagcTGGATGAAGAATTTGATAAGATGTGGAAAGAAACAGTGAATGAACTctcctttcaaaaacaaaagaccACAAATATCATCACATATGTGTCCCACTGCCTGAGAGACAATCTATCACGCAAGGGAAGTCATGTATGTGAATTGTTAAGTCAAAAAGAGCTGAAAGATTGTGGACTGAGGCCTTTTAAACATACTGTGGATGGATTTGGTGTTTGGTTAAAACACCAATTTAGCAAGCTCTTGAACATTGAAGATCACTTAATGGCTTTACAAAACCTAGCCGACTGTATCATTGCAATTTGCACACAGTTTGTGACTgaaaaaatggataaaaaaatcaattaccATGACACTTACATCCAGGAGATCCTTCACATGATTGACGAAAGGCTGCAAAACAATCAGAGTGTTAAGATAGAGATCGAGTTTGAAGTTTCCCTGAAACAGCACATCTGTGGAATTGCGGCCAGACAGTTTCAGAAAATGCATGAGGATTTCATACATGCAAATGATCCCTACAGATGTCTgaatcaaaacaagaaaaagtttTGCACTGATTTTAAAGATGTGTTCCATGAACGAGACCAGTGTCAAAAGAAGGCAGAAGAATTCACGGATCGCTGCTTGAGGCCTGCAGTCGAAGACTTTGTCAACCGTTCCTTGGGTCCTGATATCATTGGTGAAATGCTGACAAGTGAGCAGTTCAGCACACGAATGTTCCTCCAGTATTCAATTTTACTGGAGTTGCTGGCAAAGGATGACTTTGAAAACTATCTGAGTTACTTTAGCTCTTATGAGGAGTATGTAAAGAAACGGATACTCCACCAAATAGTGGAGCGCTTCTCAAATGCGTCTACAACATTTGAGTTTGAGGAAAAACACGTTATATCAAGCATCAAGAGCATAAATGATGCTGTCAACAAAGCTAAAACAGAAAAGTGTGGCAACTTGAAGTCATTCGTTAAAAATGTCTGTCAGGAACTTGGTGGTAAACTGGTCATTTCCCAAGATGCTCTTGGTGCTTTCATGATTCTGAACAACGCCGACCAGGAACAGTTTGCTGACTGGCTCACCAAGTGCCTGAAGGACATGGCACAAGTCCTTCGAGTGAagtttaaagaaacaaacatccaAATGaagctaaataaactaaatgtaaatcCTCAGAACGAGCTTTTCACCAAACTGATTGGATGTGGTCAACAGTGTCCATTCTGCGCAGCGCCTTGTGAGGCAGGAGAAAAAGTCCACACTGAGCACTGGACTTCACTACATCGGCCACAGGCTCTGGGTAGATACAGATGTAGTCTCTCGAAAATACTTGTCACTGCCGTATGCTCTAGTGATGTGGTCAGTGAAAAGACTTTTCAATGTGATGCGACAAACTGGGAAATTCACCCTTACAAAAATTACAAAGAAATTTTCCCTGACTGGAAAATCCAACCAGATGTAAGCCTTGAGGCATCAGACTACTGGAAATATGTATTGACAAAGTTCAACAAGAAGATCGCCAAAGCGTTCAATGCAAAGCCTGCTGACATCCCTGCAACGTGGAAAATGATCAAATGCAAGCAAGCAGAGGAAAGCCTCAAAGAGTCATTTCACATCAAGTGA